A region from the Mucilaginibacter sp. CSA2-8R genome encodes:
- a CDS encoding glycoside hydrolase family 130 protein, with protein sequence MIKIKTLSLILTSSFLSIAVQAQKLPDWALGPFNRPANINPIITPDTSSYFHDPMTGRRVAWEANDTFNPAATVFNEQICILYRAEDKSGVGISQRTSRIGLAKSNNGTSVIRSSAPVLFPANDAVKEFEWTGGCEDPRVAVTADGTYLALYTEWNHKVPRLAAAISKDLRKWQKHGPVFRQAYHGKFFNMGTKSASILTKLVNGKLVITKLNGKYWMYWGEDHVYAASSTDLVNWMPLIDANGNLKILAQPRKGFFDSVFTECGPPAVLTDKGIILLYNGKNDEHTGDTRYAPNAYCAGQMLFDKNNPEKVLARLDRPFLKPEQSFEKSGQYPAGTVFVEGLVYYKNAWYLYYGCADSKVAVAIWKP encoded by the coding sequence ATGATTAAAATAAAAACGCTAAGCTTAATTTTAACAAGCAGTTTCTTATCCATTGCTGTGCAAGCACAGAAATTGCCTGATTGGGCTTTAGGGCCGTTTAACAGACCGGCGAATATTAATCCAATTATAACGCCAGATACATCGAGTTACTTCCATGACCCCATGACCGGACGGCGGGTAGCCTGGGAGGCTAATGATACTTTTAACCCTGCAGCAACCGTATTCAATGAACAGATATGTATTTTATACCGAGCTGAAGATAAATCAGGTGTTGGAATTAGCCAAAGAACTTCACGTATAGGATTGGCAAAAAGCAATAACGGTACATCAGTTATACGGTCATCTGCACCGGTACTGTTTCCGGCTAATGATGCTGTAAAAGAATTTGAGTGGACTGGCGGCTGCGAAGATCCTCGAGTAGCTGTAACCGCAGATGGTACTTATTTAGCGCTGTATACAGAATGGAATCACAAAGTACCCCGGTTAGCTGCGGCCATATCGAAAGACTTGCGAAAATGGCAAAAGCATGGACCTGTGTTTCGACAGGCTTACCATGGCAAATTTTTTAATATGGGTACCAAGTCAGCTTCAATTTTGACAAAGCTTGTTAATGGCAAGCTTGTTATAACAAAGCTAAATGGTAAGTATTGGATGTATTGGGGCGAAGACCATGTATATGCTGCTTCATCTACAGATTTAGTAAATTGGATGCCATTGATAGATGCTAACGGAAATTTAAAAATACTTGCTCAGCCACGTAAAGGCTTTTTTGATAGTGTATTTACAGAATGTGGTCCGCCGGCAGTGTTAACAGATAAGGGCATTATACTCTTGTATAACGGTAAAAACGATGAACATACCGGTGATACCCGATATGCTCCAAATGCTTATTGTGCTGGTCAAATGCTTTTTGATAAAAATAATCCCGAAAAAGTATTAGCGCGCTTAGACCGACCATTTTTAAAACCAGAACAGTCTTTTGAAAAGAGCGGGCAGTACCCGGCCGGAACCGTGTTTGTAGAAGGCTTAGTTTACTATAAGAACGCTTGGTATTTATACTATGGTTGCGCCGATTCGAAAGTTGCTGTTGCCATATGGAAGCCCTAA
- a CDS encoding RagB/SusD family nutrient uptake outer membrane protein — protein MGRYIYILCIGLLALLMGSCKKYEPFPAEQRTIEFAFNPQDSLGNNAYAFLNGVYSFLPNGHNRIAGSDYLDAASGDAISSGNSTTSEIYNLSTGAYNSSSIPQSENVWGQYYSGIRKANFVINNVLTVPVKQEVRTGISMKYAWRNEARFLRALFYFELLKRYGGITLVGNKIFDVTSDLNLPRNSFEECVNYIVNECDAIKDTMLTAPLANPNLYSQRATNGAALALKAKVLLYAASPLFNGGNIDGGNPLTGYTSYSADRWAKAAAAAKAVMDLNAYSLVSGLNNAFITQVPANTETIFSRAYGIASDIERKNGPIGFSTNPPSLGNTSPTQNLVDAFPMANGLAITAAGSGYNPANPYANRDPRLAATVFCNGAPWLNGTVQTFEGGRSKPNNGTQQTTTGYYMRKFMGPYENQSTFGGVPEDWHIFRYADVLLSYAEAQNEFLSSPDVSVYTAVEQIRKRAGLTTYQLPAGLTRDAMRAVIQNERRLELAFEENRYFDIRRWKTAESILNQPRRGVQIINDPVSGLSYNYVTAFNSKFIAPKMYLSPIPFDEIRKASNLKQNPGW, from the coding sequence ATGGGAAGATATATATACATACTATGCATAGGCTTGTTGGCATTGCTTATGGGCAGTTGCAAAAAATATGAGCCGTTTCCGGCCGAGCAACGCACTATAGAGTTTGCTTTTAATCCACAGGATTCATTAGGGAATAATGCGTATGCTTTTTTAAATGGTGTTTATTCTTTTTTACCAAACGGACATAACAGGATTGCCGGATCGGATTACCTGGACGCCGCTTCGGGCGATGCGATATCATCAGGTAACAGCACAACGTCCGAGATATACAATTTATCAACCGGGGCTTATAACTCTTCGTCTATACCACAGTCCGAAAACGTTTGGGGACAGTATTACAGCGGCATTCGTAAAGCAAATTTTGTTATTAATAATGTTTTAACTGTTCCGGTAAAGCAGGAAGTTAGAACTGGTATATCTATGAAATATGCCTGGCGTAACGAAGCTCGTTTTTTAAGAGCCTTATTTTATTTTGAGTTGCTTAAACGTTATGGAGGTATTACACTGGTTGGCAACAAAATATTTGACGTTACCAGTGATTTAAATTTACCACGCAACTCGTTCGAAGAGTGTGTAAATTATATTGTTAATGAGTGTGACGCCATTAAAGATACCATGCTTACAGCGCCATTAGCAAATCCAAACCTGTATTCGCAACGTGCTACTAATGGAGCGGCGCTTGCCCTTAAGGCAAAGGTTTTATTATATGCAGCCAGCCCGTTATTTAACGGTGGAAACATAGATGGTGGTAATCCGCTAACCGGTTATACCAGTTACAGTGCCGACCGGTGGGCAAAGGCGGCTGCAGCCGCAAAAGCCGTGATGGATTTAAATGCATATTCATTAGTATCGGGTTTAAATAATGCGTTTATAACCCAAGTGCCGGCCAATACCGAAACAATTTTTAGCCGCGCTTACGGTATTGCGAGCGATATAGAAAGGAAAAACGGGCCAATTGGGTTTAGTACTAACCCACCAAGTTTAGGTAACACCAGCCCAACTCAGAATTTGGTTGATGCTTTTCCGATGGCTAATGGCTTAGCCATTACGGCAGCAGGTTCTGGATACAATCCTGCTAACCCATATGCCAATCGCGATCCGCGTTTAGCAGCAACAGTATTTTGCAACGGCGCGCCTTGGCTTAACGGTACGGTGCAAACTTTTGAGGGTGGCCGTAGTAAGCCAAACAACGGCACACAGCAAACCACCACCGGGTATTACATGCGCAAGTTTATGGGACCGTACGAAAATCAAAGTACGTTTGGCGGGGTGCCTGAGGACTGGCATATATTTAGGTATGCGGATGTGCTGCTATCATATGCCGAAGCTCAGAACGAATTTTTGAGCAGCCCGGACGTATCAGTTTACACTGCTGTTGAGCAAATAAGAAAAAGAGCAGGTTTAACCACTTACCAACTACCTGCCGGACTGACAAGGGATGCTATGCGAGCTGTGATACAAAACGAAAGACGCCTGGAGCTTGCCTTTGAAGAGAACCGGTACTTTGATATACGACGCTGGAAAACTGCTGAAAGTATTTTAAACCAGCCCCGCCGTGGTGTACAGATTATCAATGATCCGGTATCTGGTTTAAGCTACAACTATGTCACAGCATTCAACTCAAAGTTTATTGCGCCAAAAATGTACTTGTCACCTATACCTTTTGACGAAATCCGGAAAGCATCTAATCTCAAACAAAATCCGGGATGGTAA
- a CDS encoding TonB-dependent receptor: protein MRIILLTIILPLLFINQLMAQSRVVTGTVKDANGVLPGVTVREKDVPNNLAIANSSGRFSITLRGKLNIIVVKYIGYDDREVKIVPGKKDYDITLQANKQGLDQVVVLGYKPASRITNTGAVSQIAASEVRTVPTANIQNTLAGRLPGFYSQQTSGQPGRDAATFFIRGQSSINGSNTPLIIVDDVEYQPDQLQQINVNEIETVTILKDASTTAVYGIKGANGVLVITTRRGKVGAPQVNLRVETGIQSPTKYPQFLNAFETAKLVNEAENNYNTAYGIANGTLSFTQQDLDAFRTGSDPYGHPDINWYHAILKRQTFQSNTNLDISGGNNLVRYFITGGALSQNGLLRNFSDPANEINSDYNYKRYNFRANLDLKANKNLTVRLDLSTRFGLLNQPHASNILGEIYDFTKITPYSAPFLNPNGSYAYAYSQFNSNSYKNTPLQLSTINARLANGGYDRSTRTDFNSLFDVNEKLDAITPGLSLTGRFSYSSIEQYTKKLYRYGAAGGSFSPPSYYYNPVNQQYTLDPRQQYVLPDYNKAGYTDSYITRVNLQGFLTYDRTFSQDHHVSALLLYNQYQDNDQANPPSKFSGQSIRVGYGYKQKYLIDFNGAYNGTDRFASNNRFGFFPAVSVAYNIANEDFFKNNVKFVSLLKLRGSYGKVGSDAIGGSRYIYSQYYNGGGGYNFGVSPVGFSGYSEGTLANPNVYWESQRELNIGLDFNMFNDKLTGNIEVFRNVRYDQLIFPGDISNILGVGVPPVNAGKTLNRGIEGQLSYRASVGQFLFSTTLTASFAKNKILYQREAAPAYSWLYRTGHSIGQPFGYHFIGYYTPEDIAKINSNATDKPALPVNGTRVQAGDLKYQDLNGDGKIDLYDQQAIGKPNVPNTVLGLNLGFGYKGFTLNVLLQGAMGYSFAVVGTGIEPFKSQFQPIHLERWTPATANTATFPSLTTDPLSVSSPTNYLSDYWLLNARYVRLKSLDFGYQFANKLLPFHLKNARLYISAYNLFTLTNYRKYQQDPEVATGAAGDVYPNQRVVNLGLQVSF, encoded by the coding sequence ATGAGAATAATATTACTCACTATAATACTGCCATTACTGTTTATTAACCAGTTAATGGCACAATCAAGGGTGGTTACAGGTACGGTTAAAGATGCCAATGGTGTATTGCCAGGGGTTACCGTTCGCGAAAAGGATGTTCCTAATAATTTGGCTATCGCTAATTCGAGCGGGCGCTTTTCTATAACATTGCGTGGCAAGCTCAACATCATTGTTGTAAAATATATCGGTTACGACGATAGGGAGGTGAAAATTGTACCTGGTAAAAAAGACTACGACATCACGCTTCAGGCCAACAAGCAAGGGCTGGATCAGGTAGTGGTATTGGGCTATAAACCAGCCAGCCGTATAACCAATACCGGTGCCGTGAGCCAAATTGCCGCTTCGGAGGTAAGAACTGTGCCTACCGCCAATATACAAAATACTTTAGCCGGTCGTTTACCAGGCTTTTATTCGCAGCAAACATCCGGTCAGCCGGGCCGTGATGCGGCTACTTTCTTTATCCGGGGGCAAAGTTCAATTAATGGTTCCAATACGCCTTTAATTATTGTTGACGATGTGGAGTATCAGCCCGACCAACTGCAACAAATTAACGTTAACGAAATTGAAACCGTTACGATTTTAAAAGATGCGTCTACTACGGCTGTGTATGGTATTAAAGGGGCAAACGGCGTATTAGTAATTACTACCCGCAGAGGTAAAGTCGGAGCTCCACAAGTTAACCTAAGGGTCGAAACCGGTATTCAATCACCAACTAAATATCCTCAGTTTTTAAACGCTTTTGAAACTGCCAAGCTGGTAAACGAAGCAGAGAATAATTATAATACAGCTTACGGAATTGCTAACGGCACCTTATCATTCACTCAACAAGACTTAGATGCTTTTAGAACCGGCAGTGATCCTTATGGTCACCCAGACATTAACTGGTACCATGCCATTTTAAAACGGCAAACCTTTCAAAGTAATACTAACCTCGATATTTCGGGTGGTAACAATTTAGTAAGATACTTCATAACTGGTGGAGCACTATCGCAGAATGGTTTACTGCGTAATTTCTCTGATCCGGCCAACGAAATTAATAGCGATTATAATTATAAGCGATATAATTTCAGGGCAAACCTTGACTTAAAAGCTAACAAGAACCTAACGGTAAGGTTAGATTTAAGTACCCGCTTCGGCTTACTAAATCAACCACATGCATCCAATATTTTGGGTGAGATTTATGACTTTACAAAAATTACACCTTATTCGGCACCTTTTTTAAACCCCAACGGCAGTTATGCATATGCTTACTCGCAGTTTAACTCAAATTCATACAAAAATACACCACTCCAGTTGTCAACTATTAATGCTCGTTTAGCAAACGGAGGTTATGACCGTAGTACACGCACCGATTTTAATTCGCTTTTTGATGTAAACGAAAAGTTAGACGCCATTACCCCAGGCTTGTCGTTAACCGGGCGTTTTAGCTATTCGAGCATTGAACAGTATACAAAAAAACTGTACCGGTACGGCGCAGCAGGCGGCTCTTTTAGTCCACCAAGTTATTACTACAACCCGGTTAACCAGCAATATACACTTGACCCAAGGCAGCAGTATGTATTACCTGATTATAATAAAGCTGGTTATACAGATTCGTACATTACCAGGGTAAACCTGCAAGGCTTTTTAACTTATGACCGTACTTTTTCTCAAGACCATCATGTGTCTGCTTTATTACTTTACAATCAATATCAAGATAATGATCAGGCTAATCCGCCATCAAAGTTTTCCGGCCAGTCTATAAGAGTAGGGTATGGCTATAAGCAAAAATATTTGATAGATTTCAACGGTGCATATAACGGTACTGATCGTTTTGCCAGCAACAACCGTTTTGGATTTTTTCCTGCAGTATCTGTGGCCTACAATATTGCTAACGAGGACTTCTTTAAAAACAACGTAAAATTTGTTTCGTTACTAAAGTTAAGAGGATCTTACGGTAAGGTGGGTTCTGATGCAATTGGTGGTTCCCGTTATATTTACTCACAATATTATAACGGTGGCGGCGGCTATAACTTTGGTGTTAGCCCGGTGGGTTTTAGCGGCTACTCAGAAGGTACCTTAGCTAACCCTAATGTTTACTGGGAGTCGCAACGTGAGTTGAATATTGGCTTAGATTTCAATATGTTTAATGATAAGCTGACCGGTAACATTGAAGTATTCCGTAATGTGCGCTATGATCAGCTAATTTTCCCAGGCGATATCTCAAATATCCTGGGTGTAGGCGTGCCTCCGGTAAATGCAGGCAAAACCTTAAATCGAGGTATAGAGGGGCAGTTGTCTTATCGCGCGTCAGTAGGCCAGTTCTTATTCTCTACAACTTTGACGGCCTCATTTGCCAAAAACAAAATCTTGTATCAAAGAGAAGCTGCACCGGCTTATTCATGGCTTTATCGCACAGGGCACTCAATAGGGCAGCCGTTTGGTTACCATTTTATAGGATATTATACGCCTGAAGATATCGCTAAGATTAATAGTAACGCAACAGATAAACCTGCTTTACCCGTTAACGGTACCAGAGTGCAGGCCGGTGATTTAAAATATCAGGATTTAAACGGCGATGGCAAAATCGACCTTTACGATCAGCAAGCTATAGGTAAGCCAAACGTTCCAAACACCGTTTTAGGTTTAAATCTGGGTTTTGGTTATAAAGGCTTTACATTAAATGTTTTATTACAGGGAGCAATGGGATACAGTTTTGCCGTTGTAGGTACCGGAATAGAACCGTTTAAAAGCCAGTTCCAACCTATTCATCTTGAACGCTGGACACCGGCTACTGCTAACACTGCCACTTTCCCCAGCTTAACAACAGATCCGCTTAGCGTAAGCAGTCCAACAAATTACTTATCTGATTATTGGTTACTTAACGCACGTTACGTTCGTTTAAAAAGTTTGGATTTTGGATATCAGTTTGCAAACAAATTGTTGCCATTCCATCTAAAAAATGCTCGGTTATATATAAGTGCATACAATTTATTTACGCTTACCAATTACAGAAAATACCAGCAAGACCCTGAAGTTGCCACTGGTGCTGCCGGCGATGTTTATCCGAACCAGCGTGTGGTAAACTTAGGTTTGCAAGTGTCCTTCTAA
- a CDS encoding GH92 family glycosyl hydrolase has protein sequence MKSLSIVTGVLLCMVTACFAQGKAKRNYAGLVNTLIGTKGKGAGINERYLESGYTFPGAMYPFGMVQFTPTFFDEGKGFVVNQLSGAGCDHMGNFPTLPLEGKLNTSPDAMAQLGVKYQTLNACAGYYSVKLNNGIKAELTVTPRTGLAKYTAPDQSKNITVIIGSGINATQLQESHAQIIGNRVEGYADGGSFCSPKIKTNYRVYFVAEFNVTPEITGNWKNKKIEAGAQAVDGSNSGLYFTFNTSKQKVIQYKFAISYVSVANAKENLQTENKGWNFNQIIEQTQQAWNNYLGKIEVTGASSDRIIQFYTHFYHALAHPSLFSDVNGQYVGADEQKHQVNIPTYTAYSNWDTYRTQIQLLSLLAPKESGDMVTSLINFAKQSGGGWPRWVMANKETGIMQGDPTSILVANAYAFGARNFDKNAALDIMRKGAEMPGTRSQQELTRPQLEQYINKGYADASMSLEYNSADFAIAQFARQALKDNTLYGKYLKRAQYWKNLYNPLTGWLQSRNTDGSWKKYDEDWREASFKNYFWMVPFNLKKLIDTIGGKGKAEARLDSFFKRLNATYNQQWFAAGNEPDFQVPWVYNWTNAPYKTQVLVKRIIREQYTNRANGLPGNDDLGAMGAWYVFANIGLYPMMPGVGGFSINSPSFSLIKIHLPGNKKLIISGGNEQKAYIKQLLVNGKPAKSTWISLNEIMNGGELHYVLTDKAPQSNTFTVAPPFYD, from the coding sequence ATGAAGTCATTGAGTATTGTGACAGGTGTATTGCTTTGTATGGTAACTGCATGTTTTGCGCAAGGCAAAGCAAAAAGAAATTATGCTGGGTTAGTAAACACTTTAATTGGTACTAAAGGTAAGGGGGCTGGTATCAACGAACGATATCTGGAGAGTGGGTACACATTTCCTGGGGCTATGTACCCATTCGGAATGGTTCAGTTTACCCCCACATTTTTTGATGAAGGTAAGGGGTTTGTCGTAAATCAGCTCAGTGGAGCGGGCTGCGATCATATGGGAAATTTCCCAACTTTGCCATTGGAGGGTAAGCTGAACACCTCGCCAGATGCTATGGCTCAGTTAGGTGTAAAATATCAAACTTTGAACGCATGTGCCGGCTATTACTCTGTTAAATTAAATAATGGTATTAAAGCTGAATTGACAGTTACCCCAAGAACCGGTTTGGCAAAATATACTGCGCCTGATCAGTCAAAAAACATTACTGTAATTATCGGGTCAGGCATTAACGCAACGCAATTACAGGAAAGTCATGCTCAAATAATCGGTAACAGGGTAGAAGGATACGCCGATGGAGGATCGTTTTGCAGCCCAAAAATCAAAACCAATTACCGCGTATATTTTGTTGCTGAGTTTAATGTTACACCCGAAATAACAGGTAACTGGAAAAATAAAAAAATTGAAGCCGGAGCGCAAGCAGTTGATGGTTCGAACTCAGGTTTGTATTTTACATTTAATACAAGTAAGCAAAAGGTTATACAATATAAGTTTGCAATTTCTTATGTATCTGTAGCCAATGCAAAAGAAAACCTTCAGACAGAAAACAAAGGTTGGAACTTTAATCAAATTATAGAGCAAACACAACAAGCTTGGAATAATTATTTAGGCAAAATTGAAGTTACCGGTGCCAGCAGCGATCGTATAATTCAATTTTACACACACTTTTATCACGCTTTGGCGCACCCCAGTTTGTTCAGTGATGTAAACGGGCAATATGTTGGAGCGGACGAACAAAAACACCAGGTTAATATACCAACATATACAGCTTACAGTAATTGGGATACGTATCGCACACAGATACAGCTGCTGAGTTTGCTTGCGCCGAAAGAAAGCGGTGACATGGTTACATCACTTATTAATTTTGCTAAGCAATCCGGCGGCGGATGGCCCAGGTGGGTAATGGCAAATAAAGAAACCGGTATAATGCAAGGCGATCCTACTTCAATACTGGTAGCTAATGCCTACGCTTTTGGAGCACGTAATTTTGATAAGAACGCCGCCTTAGATATCATGCGTAAGGGTGCAGAAATGCCCGGAACGCGATCTCAGCAAGAGTTAACCCGTCCGCAACTTGAGCAGTACATCAACAAAGGGTATGCAGATGCCTCTATGAGTTTAGAGTATAATTCCGCTGATTTTGCAATAGCTCAATTTGCGCGGCAAGCCCTAAAAGATAATACGCTTTATGGCAAATATCTTAAAAGAGCACAATACTGGAAAAACCTATATAATCCTTTAACCGGTTGGTTACAATCGCGTAATACAGATGGAAGCTGGAAGAAATATGACGAGGATTGGCGAGAGGCCAGCTTCAAAAATTACTTCTGGATGGTTCCGTTTAACCTGAAAAAGTTAATAGATACAATAGGAGGCAAGGGTAAAGCGGAAGCAAGACTTGATAGTTTTTTTAAAAGGCTGAATGCTACTTACAACCAGCAATGGTTTGCTGCAGGCAACGAGCCCGATTTTCAGGTGCCATGGGTTTACAATTGGACAAACGCACCTTATAAAACACAAGTTTTGGTAAAGAGAATTATCCGGGAGCAATACACCAACCGAGCCAATGGCCTGCCCGGCAATGATGATTTGGGCGCCATGGGAGCATGGTATGTATTTGCTAATATCGGCCTATATCCGATGATGCCTGGCGTAGGTGGTTTCAGTATCAATTCGCCATCTTTCTCGCTTATAAAGATCCATTTGCCAGGTAACAAAAAACTAATTATTTCTGGAGGAAACGAGCAAAAAGCTTATATAAAGCAATTACTTGTTAACGGTAAGCCGGCTAAAAGTACCTGGATATCATTAAACGAAATAATGAATGGAGGTGAGCTCCATTATGTGCTTACCGATAAAGCTCCGCAAAGCAATACGTTTACAGTTGCACCTCCTTTTTATGATTAA
- a CDS encoding GH92 family glycosyl hydrolase — MLKKYTLKGIAAACLITCAAVVKAQEQDLVHYANTLQGTNSKYELSYGNTYPATSLPFAMNTWTPQTGKNGDGWKYQYFEKKIRGFQQSHQCSSWVNDYAVFSLMPVTGKLSVTDEDRATGFSHQNEVAHPNYYKVKLDNNITAEMTPTERGAHLRFSFPKAASYLVLDGYTRMSMVKILPAERKIIGFVDNCRWAPSNFKNFFVIQFDQPFKSYGTWENKKGNIMPGNLTDEGEGRGAYIKFADGAIVSAKVASSYISPEQAELNLITELGADKTFDITKEKATKVWNKLFNRVLVEGGTEEQKATFYSCLYHANLFSHRFFEYGKDKKPYYFSPYDGKIHQGYMYTDNGFWDTFRAQFPLNTILHPTMQGQYMQALLAAQQQCGWFPSWSFPGETGGMNGNHAIALLADAWVKGIRTFDPQEALKAYYHESTNKGPWGGSNGRGMAKEYLSLGYIPYSEQSQGATAQSLEYAYDDFCGYQLAKQTHQPFYQEVYGKQMYNYKMSYDPSTRFMRARDINGKWIEPFKPLAWGGPYTEGNAWHWQWSVFHDIQGLIDLMGGDNNFTAKLDSVFSQPSTIDVGAYGIMIHEMTEMKLINMGQYAHGNQPIQHMIYLYNYAGQPWKAQQHVREVLNNIYHSNENGYPGDEDQGQMSSWYVLSAMGFYSVCPGVNQYVIGSPEFKKITLTLENGKKFVIEAPNNDMKNVYIASAQLNGKNYTRNWLSHQDIMNGGTLRFEMSDKPVTTRGIHKADRPYSVSVYNATK, encoded by the coding sequence ATGCTCAAAAAATATACTCTTAAAGGTATAGCCGCCGCTTGTTTAATAACATGTGCCGCGGTTGTTAAAGCCCAAGAACAAGATCTGGTTCATTACGCCAACACGCTTCAAGGCACTAATTCGAAATACGAATTATCTTACGGTAACACTTACCCTGCAACAAGTTTGCCGTTCGCTATGAACACCTGGACTCCGCAAACCGGAAAAAATGGTGATGGCTGGAAATATCAGTATTTCGAAAAAAAAATCAGAGGGTTTCAGCAATCGCATCAGTGCAGTTCGTGGGTAAATGATTATGCTGTATTTTCATTAATGCCCGTTACCGGTAAGCTTTCGGTTACTGACGAGGATAGAGCTACGGGTTTTTCCCATCAAAATGAAGTTGCCCATCCCAACTACTACAAAGTAAAGTTAGATAATAACATTACGGCCGAAATGACACCTACGGAGCGGGGAGCGCATCTTCGTTTCAGTTTTCCGAAGGCGGCGTCCTATCTTGTTTTAGACGGTTATACGCGCATGAGTATGGTGAAAATTTTACCTGCTGAGCGCAAAATTATTGGTTTTGTTGATAACTGTCGATGGGCGCCTTCTAATTTCAAAAACTTTTTTGTTATTCAGTTCGACCAGCCGTTTAAAAGCTATGGCACCTGGGAAAATAAAAAGGGTAATATCATGCCTGGAAACCTAACAGATGAAGGAGAGGGTCGTGGTGCTTATATCAAGTTTGCAGATGGAGCAATAGTGAGTGCCAAAGTGGCTTCATCATATATTAGCCCAGAACAAGCTGAGCTCAATCTAATAACTGAATTAGGTGCTGATAAAACTTTTGATATAACTAAAGAGAAGGCAACGAAAGTTTGGAATAAGCTATTTAACCGTGTTTTAGTAGAAGGCGGCACCGAGGAACAAAAAGCAACGTTTTACTCTTGCCTGTACCATGCTAACTTGTTTTCGCATCGTTTTTTTGAATACGGCAAGGATAAAAAGCCCTACTATTTTAGCCCTTATGACGGTAAAATACATCAGGGATACATGTATACAGATAATGGTTTTTGGGATACTTTCAGGGCTCAATTTCCACTTAATACTATATTGCATCCAACCATGCAGGGGCAATACATGCAGGCTCTGCTTGCAGCGCAGCAACAGTGTGGATGGTTTCCGTCATGGTCTTTTCCGGGTGAAACAGGTGGAATGAATGGTAACCATGCTATTGCTTTATTAGCCGATGCTTGGGTTAAAGGTATACGTACTTTTGACCCTCAGGAAGCTTTAAAAGCTTATTATCACGAGTCTACCAACAAAGGCCCCTGGGGCGGGTCAAATGGCCGTGGTATGGCCAAAGAATACCTTTCGTTAGGATATATTCCTTACTCAGAACAATCCCAGGGGGCTACCGCACAATCTTTAGAATATGCTTATGATGATTTTTGTGGTTACCAGTTAGCAAAGCAAACCCATCAACCATTTTATCAGGAAGTTTATGGCAAGCAAATGTATAACTATAAAATGTCCTATGATCCATCTACAAGATTTATGCGTGCCCGTGATATCAATGGGAAATGGATTGAGCCATTTAAACCGTTAGCCTGGGGTGGTCCATACACTGAGGGCAATGCCTGGCACTGGCAGTGGTCGGTATTCCATGATATTCAGGGCTTGATTGATTTGATGGGAGGCGACAATAATTTTACAGCAAAGCTTGATTCTGTTTTTTCGCAACCATCAACTATTGATGTAGGAGCTTACGGTATCATGATTCATGAAATGACCGAGATGAAGCTGATTAATATGGGGCAGTATGCCCATGGTAACCAGCCCATACAGCACATGATTTATTTATACAATTATGCCGGACAGCCCTGGAAAGCACAGCAACATGTAAGAGAAGTGTTGAACAATATCTATCACTCCAACGAGAACGGATATCCGGGAGACGAAGACCAGGGGCAAATGTCGTCCTGGTATGTTTTGAGTGCAATGGGTTTTTATAGTGTGTGTCCAGGCGTAAATCAGTATGTTATTGGAAGCCCAGAATTTAAAAAAATTACCTTGACTTTAGAGAACGGTAAAAAGTTCGTTATTGAAGCGCCAAACAATGACATGAAAAACGTATACATCGCAAGTGCACAATTAAACGGTAAAAATTATACCAGAAATTGGTTGTCTCACCAAGACATCATGAACGGAGGTACCCTGCGTTTTGAAATGAGTGATAAACCGGTTACCACGCGTGGCATTCATAAAGCAGACCGGCCGTATTCGGTAAGCGTTTATAATGCAACAAAATAG